In the Balaenoptera ricei isolate mBalRic1 chromosome 1, mBalRic1.hap2, whole genome shotgun sequence genome, CTTCCCTGGAAGCAGGATCATTTGGGGTtggtaagagaaaagaaagaaggcggGAACTCCAGAAACTCCTTCCGACTCCCACCCCCTCATTCTGGCCCTCGGTCCCCAGTGCTTAGTGGGTCCTGACCTATTTGTCTTACTCGCGCTTTCTTCCGGAGCCTTTTCAGACCCCTCCAGGGTCCTGTCCCAACGCAGGGGCTTCAGAACTCCTCCACTGTCTGGTGAGCCGCCCTTCTTCCGCCTCACGCACACCCTAACTAAGCAGGACCAGCAGAAGAATACCCAACGCAGGGaccccttttattctgagctcttGCGCTTCCGCCTCCGGGGCGGAGACTCCTCCCCCTCACCGTCCCAATTGTATTCCCTGGAAGAGCAGCCGGAAAAGCCTCCTCCTGCTCAGACCGGGATAAACGAGAAGCTGGTTCCTTCTCGCAACCAGCTCTTTGAGCCCTGGGAACCGCCGTGGCGGTCGGCACTGCAGCACCAAAGGCTGCGAGCACAACCTGGGCTCAGCGCCAGCTGGTCGCGGGCGGTGCGGGAGCGGCTTCAGCACCACGGACAGCGCCCCGCCCGCGGCCCTCCGGCCTGCGGCGCGCTTCGGCAGCTTTAGGCGAGCCCGCGAGCTATGCCAGAGGCATGGCCTGGCGCTCGGGCCCCATGGCGCTGCTCCTCAGCTTTGGCCTCCTCGGGCTGTGCTCAGGTAAGGACAAGTCGCCGCGCTCATTCTCACTCAGTCTCGAAGGTGTACGGGAGGGATCCCTAAGGCGGGGAGTCTGTTAGGGGTTAGGGGAGAGACCTACGGGACCGCAGGGAGTACCTGGGAGACTGAACTGGGAGGAGGACATACCCAAAGTGATGCTGGGAAGAGAGGGCAACCTGGGCAGaggtggtggagagggtgtgggcacagacaggaaggagggaggggatctCCCCAGGCTATCTGgggtggaaggaaggggagagtctGATTGCAGCTGAGATGCCATTTGACTTCCTGTGAAACATTATCTCAAGAAAATCTACCTGGTTCAGTACCCTCCCTTGGCTCTCCATCATTTTCTGTCCCTCATATTGGACCCCTGATTTTGCTCACTCCAAAGGGGCAAGGCAGGAGGGGGAAAGAAGCAACTTCTCAACTCTCTTGTAGGGTGGACAGGAGACTCGGAAGGGAAGAAGCTCTGCCAGGCGGAGGGCCAGGGAGGAATCTCTGAGAGGGTGGGGTGCATTCGTGCAGGGTTGCAGAAGGAGATAGAGTGTGTGGTGGGGCAGGTACAAAGGGAATATACAACTAAATGAGCTTTCCATACCTGCCTACAATCTCATGAGAGGTGGGCTCCTGTAGGTGCGCAACTTGGGACTAAATATATGCCCTGACCCAGAGCTCAGGCAGCCCAACTATTCTACTCCAACCCAGTacctttggggggagggggtcacaGCCAGTCACATGTAGAGGCACACAATGTTACTTGCACACATAGATGGGCACTGACTGAGGAGAAAGGCTGTATGGTGGGACATGAATAACTGTTCCCCTTTCACCACCCTCCAGAACCTTCCTTGAATTGTAGGTATCTTCTAGGGGAAGCCATGGAGACagaaatttcaattattttgaaacCACCCTCTGAGACCTTGCAGGAAGAGCAGGGTCTCCACTAATCCTTGCAGAATGGGTTCTTAGTGGGGGACTGTGAGGGGCTGTCTGGGCTCCTTGGTCAGTGATCTCAGAGAGGGACTTCTCTATGAGGGGCCTCCATGGGGTAACCTAAGCATTTTGCTATATCCTTAAGGATGGGGCTGTGGGAAGCTACAGCCTCCTGTTTGGGCCTAGGTTGTACCACTTGCCTAGGGAGAGTGGGATCCTGGGTGGGACCTCCTTGCCTATGTACTTACCTCTTGCCCTCCACCCACACTACCCAGGAGTCTGTGGTACAGACACAGAGGAGCGGCTGGTGGAGCATCTCCTGGATCCCTCCCGCTACAATAAGCTTATCCGCCCAGCCACCAATGGCTCTGAGCTGGTGACCGTACAGCTCATGGTATCACTGGCCCAGCTCATCAGTGTGGTGAGTGAAGGTCCCAAACTCTCTGCCCAGCTACTGAAGTCAGCATAGCCAGAATGTGTTTGTGCTTATTCTTCTGGAGTTCCCAAGgcttggggaggtgggggaaggaaccTGGGTGGTGTAGTGAGACCACAGGcttgaggggtgggggtggggcacttCTCAGCAGCTTCTCTTCTTCCCTGCAGCATGAGCGGGAGCAGATCATGACCACCAACGTCTGGCTGACCCAGGTTAGCACTCTTCCTGTCCACACCCCTGGGGGGCATGTGCTTTTCCCTCTTTAATGTCCTCAAGAGAGGCAGAAATTTATAGACTTTGGAGTCCTAAATAACTGGATTTGAATTTTGGTTCTTCTACTCACAGCTCTGTAACTTTGAATATGTTAAACTCTGCAAgatccattttctcatttgtaaaacgtAAATTCTAATATCTTGGCTTGGCTATGCAAATTAAATGAGAAGACACTTTTGCTGGGCAGAGAAGTCACTGTGGGGATGCAATGACTTTTCAAAACTTCCTCAAGCCAGATAGGCCTCCTCTTGTCCCTGTCCTTGACCTTGAGCCCCTCCCAGGGCAGAGGTTGGtgctgcctccctctctctctttcccaggaGTGGGAGGATTATCGCCTCACCTGGAAGCCTGAGGAATTTGACAACATGAAGAAAGTTCGGCTCCCTTCCAAACACATCTGGCTCCCAGATGTGGTCCTATACAACAAGTAGGTGACCCTGGAAGGGTGGGAAGGCTGGAGGAGATCATGGGAGTACTCAGGTCTTGGGGAAAGTAAATTAGCTCATGCTGGGGGACAGAGGGACTTTTCATTGGCAAAGACAAGTCACTACCCAGACAGACAGACCCAAACCAGTGAGGTATAATGTGGACAGCCAAGGTAACTTGGGCCATGGCCAGCTCCCTCTCAGCCACTTAGGACTCCCAGTGTTTGGAGCTGCAGTGGCATAAAAACGAGTATTGACAGCCCCCAGTGCCTAAACTGATTCAAGAATAGGCTTTTCAGGAGGATTGGGGAGGGTCAAAGAACTTGGAGATCCCAGTTTCTCCTCCAGGTTCCAGCCCCTCTCCTACAATAATCCCTCTTATCTCGAAGACCCAAAGCCACTAGTCCATAGCCACTAGGGACCGtctcctcctcccacctgcccctgtCCCTGTCCATTAGTTGGGGCTCCTCACTCTGGCCTCCCTGGCTCCCCTAACTTCTCCACCTTCATGTGGAGCAACCAGCTTACAGAATGCATGACAAGTGGCAGATGTGCCTCCCCTCTTCATCACCCTCTTCTGTCTCTGAGGCCTTCTGACCAGGACACCTCTTCTCCTCACCAACCCACCCAGATCCCCTTCTTGCTCaattcctgctcctcctccctctACCCCTGGATGGTTACCCTCTTCCCATATATCCCTTTGGCTTTCCTCTCTTCCCACTCAGGGCTGGGTTgatgggtggggtggaggaatGCTTAGGCCAGGGCTGACTGCGCTCATCCCTTGGCAGTGCTGACGGCATGTACGAGGTGTCCTTCTATTCCAATGCCGTGGTCTCCTATGATGGCAGCATCTTCTGGCTGCCGCCTGCCATCTACAAGAGTGCATGCAAGATCGAAGTAAAGCACTTCCCATTTGACCAGCAGAACTGCACCATGAAGTTCCGCTCGTGGACCTACGACCGCACCGAGATTGACCTGGTGCTCAAGAGTGACGTGGCCAGCCTGGACGACTTCACGCCCAGTGGCGAGTGGGACATTGTTGCGCTGCCGGGCCGGCGCAACGAGAACCCGGACGACTCCACTTATGTGGACATCACGTACGACTTCATCATCCGCCGCAAGCCACTCTTCTACACCATCAATCTCATCATCCCCTGCGTGCTTATCACCTCACTAGCCATCCTTGTCTTCTACCTGCCATCTGACTGCGGCGAGAAGATGACGCTGTGCATCTCCGTGCTTCTGGCGCTCACCGTCTTCCTGCTGCTCATCTCCAAGATCGTGCCGCCCACCTCCCTCGATGTGCCGCTTGTAGGCAAGTACCTCATGTTCACCATGGTGCTAGTCACCTTCTCCATCGTCACCAGCGTGTGCGTGCTCAACGTGCACCACCGCTCACCCACCACGCACACCATGGCTCCCTGGGTCAAGGTCATCTTCCTGGAGAAGCTGCCCACGCTGCTCTTCATGCAGCAGCCGCGCCACCGCTGCGCCCGCCAACGCCTGCGCCTGCGGCGGCGCCAGCGCGGGCGGGAGGGAGCCGGCGCCCTCTTCTTCCGCGAAGCCCTGGGGGCAGACTCTTGCACGTGCTTCGTCAACCACGCGTCTGTCCAGGGCTTGGCTGGGGCCTTCGGCTCGGAGCCGGCGCCGGCAGCCGGCCCCGCGCGCTCTGGGGGGCCGTGTGGCTGCGGCCTCCGGGAGGCGGTGGACGGCGTGCGCTTCATCGCGGACCACATGCGGAGCGAGGACGACGACCAGAGCGTGAGTGAGGCGCGGGGACTCGGGCGTGGGATGCGGGCTGCAGGGCCCTCGGTACCTGCGCAGACAGACACCGAGGAGCTAACGGGAGTGCAGGATGTGGGCAGTGAGAGTCCGGCCGGGGCCTGTGGGCCTTGGCGCTGGCGTGGCCTCTTCTCTGACTTCCGGGAGGCGGCACAGCCTAAGCTGCAGTTGGTACAGGATGACCTTGCGGCTTCCTGAGGACTAGTATCCAGAGCAAAATGCCTCAGCTGGGGCATCGTGAGTGTCGTTAGTGTTGGGAGGGTGGCCAGGAAGTGGAGGAGGCCCTTCTGGGTTTGCAGCTGGCCCGTGGCTCTGACCCCAGACACCCTCTCTGCCGCTTGTACTCCCGAGCCCATGTTGTTAACCTGCAGCTCTTAGCACAAATGGAGATGAGTCCTTTGTGTGCCCCGCGTCGGGGGGCAAAATTGAGGGCAGTAGAAAGTGTGtatgggaggggtgggggtggttaAGAGGTTCCACCAGCTGCTGGGAAGAGCAAAGAGTCCCAAAGCAATATCCTTTTCCTGCTCTTCTGGGTCCTCAGGGGATGCCCTTGTGAAATATTTACGGAGGTGGGGGCAGGTGGAGGCGAGGGTTTTTAAGACCCACCCTGAGCTTTCTGCACACTGGGATCTTTCTGCAGTGACTCCCAGAAGGGGAACACTGagccaggggatgggggggaagATGGTGGGTTGACTTCCCCCCACTTTGGGCTGTGGCTGGCCCCATCTGGCAATCAGTCTTTGGGTACCTGGCTGGTTCCAGGCTGTGGCTCAGCTGTTGCTCTGGTGACTGGCCATGTTTCCACTGGATTGCAGCCATTCCGGCTTGGGGGATGAGGAAGGGTGGGCTCCTGCACtaccggttttttttttttttggtgggggggatgCTTCAGAGCCTGGTGTTTCTATTCCCTGGGAGGGCAGGAGCTGAGGCTTGAGCTAAGGAGCAAGTTATGGTcctgaaggaagaagagagggaccAAGTCATGAGGAAATGGGGCGGGAGCCTCAGAGGTGGCTGAGGCCAAGTGGGAGATGCCGGTGGTGCATGCAGGGGGTTGACCGGCTGCGTCACTGCCTCCGCCTCCCCCACTGCAGTCCACTCATGTAATGTGCATTTACTGAGTTAGGTGATGAGGATGCAATGACCTACTTGGATGCTtcacaggcatctcaaacttaacatgtccaaaactgagtGCTTAATCTACATCCCCACCACCAACTTGCTCCTCCTCCAATCTCCCCATCTTTTAGTAAATGACATCACCATCCACCCAATGGTTTAGACCAAAAACCTgcagtcatccttgactcctctctttcttACGTCCCCCACCATCCAAATCATCAGAAGTCCTGTCCTATGGAACCAACCTCCAAAGTGATTTTCAGCTTCCTTCTTTATTCACCATCTCCATGCTGCCTCCCTGGCTGTAGGCCTCTATCAGCTCTTGCCTGGACCAGGGCAGAGACTCCTAATGGTCTCCCTGATTCAGTTCTTGTGCTTCTCCATCCAAACACACAATGTCTCCTGCTCACTTTGTGCCATCTCTCCCCTGCTCAGGTCACTGGCTTATCTGCTCAACCTTTCTAAGCCAGCTAAGCTCTTTCCTgactcaggacctttgcacatatTGGTCCCTCTGTTTGGAatgcccttctttttttccttttaaaaattattattactattattaatttttgcaCTACTGTTTGAGGGTAAGTTGTGGACATAGTGATCCTTTATCCCAAATACCTCAGCTTTTCTCTCCTAAGAACAGAGATATTGTCTTGCATAACCCAGGCTCAGTGATGAAATTCAGGACATTTAGCATCAATACAATACCTTTATCTGATATAAAGTCCATACTAACATTTTTTCAGTTGTCTCAGTAATGTCCCTTGTAGCATCTCCCCCACTTCAATCCAGGATCTTGAATTCCACTTAGTTGTTCCGTCTCTTTAGTTTCCATCAATCTGGAACGGTTCCTCAGCTTTGTCTTTCATGGCATAAACATTTTTGAAGGGTACAGACCAATCGAAGATCCCTcggtttgggtttgtctgattgtTTCTGATTGTTTCAGCTGGCTCCTTCTCACTTATCAGATCTTAGCTTAAGGTGTCACCTCCTCAAAGAGGCCTCCCCAGATCACACCCTGAATTATATCTCCCCCTCCATTTCTCTATCCTTTGTTTCCATATAGGCACCCACCAATgcgtaattatttcatttttactaattttgtGTCCATCTCCCTCAGTAGACTGTAAACTGCAGGATGTGTTTGTCTTGCTCTCAGTcacatccccagtgcctagcatggTGCCAGGTACATAGGAGGCACAAGGGTGACACGAATGAGTCATTATTCAGCTGCTGACTAAAGGAAGGTGCACAGTGCCTCTTCCCATCCCCCCGGCTGGCTGGGCTACAGATGAACACGTGTACAAAGGTCCAGACTCAGGCCGGAGTGGAGCAGCTCTGAGTGGAGGCCAGGCCTCCTGCAGGCCCTGTGATTGGCTCCCAAACCCACAGAGGTTATTTTCTTCTGGACGGGTTTGTTTACACCTGAGATCTAGTCCTCACCCTCTGGGGCTGTTGGATGGGGCTCCCCAGGCAGTCATATAAGgagtgaggcctgcagaggcagccattcattcactaattcaacacccgtttaccGGAACCCTGTGTTTGAGATGCTGGGATTACAAAGATGAATCAAATCGGGTCCCTGTAGTTTAGGAGCTCATAGCTTAAGTGGCGGGAGGCGggcggggaggaaggaggggacagGCATACAAATTGAAATGACAATACAGTGCAGTAAAAATACCGTGATAGAGACGTGTACACAGTGCTGAGGGAACCCAGAGGAAACAGTGGTTCATTCTCATCAGGGGGATCAGGGAAGCCTTCatagaagaggtgacatttgatttAGCCTTTGAAGGATTTGTAGGAGTTCACAGGTAGAGATAAGGAGGACTGGAATTCTAGACCAAAAGGAAACCCAAAGGCACAGAGACCTGAGAGGACAGACTGGAGTTTGGTAAGGCTGGGTCAGAGGCTGGAAGATAGGTGGTTGGCTCATATTTGTCATGGGTGGGTCTTGATTTTAGACTTGGGAGTTTGGGTGGCTGCTGAAGGCAGTGGGGCCACTGGAGGCTTTTAAGCAGGCAAGACTGGGGCCATGCTTTGCAAAGGTCACTCTGGGGTCGTGGAGTGAGAGGAGTGATGTGTGGTGGAAGCTGCTTCTACCTGATCCACTCCCCTCCTGTATCATGTGATTGATACCTgggtctccttcctctcctctgtccAGGTGAGTGAGGACTGGAAGTATGTCGCCATGGTGATCGACCGTCTGTTCCTTTGGATCTTTGTCTTCGTCTGTGTCTTTGGCACCATCGGCATGTTCCTGCAGCCTCTCTTCCAGAACTACACCACTGCCACCTTCCTCCACGCAGACAACTCGGCTCCCAGCTCCAAGTGAGGCCCTCCCCAGCTCCATGCTCCTTCACCCCTCTGTTGTACAGTAGTTTTGGGTCGAGGAGGGATGAGTGAGCTACCAGGAAGAGGGGTGCTGCCCCCACAGACCCATCTTTTCACTTCACCTGGAGCCCGCCCCCCCGCCAGCGCCAACCTGGAGGCTGGACCAGCTGCGTCGTGTTCTGgctgctctcctcctcctcttgtaCCAAGCCAGGCAATAGTGCTGCTGGTTGAGCATGAAGGCTGAGAAGTGGAGGATGGAGTGGTTGGAGCCTTCCACCCTGAGGAAAGTGTGATGGGGAAGGGGACAAGAAGGGGACAGAACCATCGGCTGCCTCCAAGTCATGGGAAAAGGGAGGAGCACGGGGGCGAGACAGGGGCTCCGACTCTGTGCTGGGCTGGCCTGACGCAATGGCAGCTCAGAAGGGAGGAGCAaggggagagaggcctgggtgTGACCTGATGTCTGTCCCTGCTTAAGTGGACAGCAGCTAGCTGGGTGGGTCTCACGGCAGGCAGGGGTTCCTGCCCAGAGGTTAGCCTGGAGCTGAGGTCGGCATCCTGAGCGAGGCTTCCAGCCCAGTCCCACAGCCCCTTGCTTCTAAGGGGCCCAGAGCTCAGGCCCAGGTCCCCTTCTCCCAGTGAAGATTCTCCCTAGACTTCCTTTCTTGCTCAGGCCAGGGTGTGGGGGGGCAAGGCTGGGTATTAGGGGAGCCTCGGAGTTCTGAATCTTTGGGTGACCTGCTTGGAGCTTAAGGGCCGAATTCTTGAACTGTGTGAGTTCAAGTTCACAGGCTGTTCCTCGGCCGCAATTTGAACCGACTGGTCATTGGAATGAGTAAACTAAGGACATTAGCTTTAAGCAGACCCAGCCCTCTTGCCCGCAGCAGAGCAGGCCGGGCAGGAGAGGGCTGCCTGTGGAGGCCAGCCCAGCAGGGTGCGCGTGGCCAGAACTCTGCCACATCAGCATGGCTCCTGCCCCCCTACTTCTGTTCCTGGCTCCATCCTTTCTGCTctggctcctcctcttcccccgcCCAACCAAACCTGAGCAGGGTTGAAGCAGAACTTCGGAAGGACAGGTCTGCTACTGCCGGTCTGCACAGCGGACTGTACACAGAGCCCAGCCTTCGGCTTCCTGTCCTGTGGGTCCCTGGAGGGTGTATCCCGACGCTGCTCCCAGGGGCCAGCTGGAGGCCACCTTGCCTGTTAGCCCAGGAAACAGACCTCTTCAAGGATCACCTGCCCTGGCCCCCGCCACGTGACTGGCTCTGATCTGTGGTCCCAGGCTGGCCTCAGTGCTGGGCCAGCGGGGTCACAGAGGCGTCCGTCTGCCAAGCGCACCTGAGGGGCCTGCCCGACACACCGTGCTATTCTCTGGAATCTGGCTGGACGCCTGCTTCTGCAGGCACCTCGGAGGTGGGGAGACAGCACAGGCACAGAGCGCTGGACAGGGCGCACAGTCTGAATTCTGGTCCCCGCTCTGCCACTTACTCTCAGCCATCCTGAGCAAGTCTGGctaggcctcagcttcctcatctataaatcgGGGATAGTAAGGCCCTcttcatggggttgttgtgaggcagGAGTGATGTATGTGAAAAAGCCCAGGGCTCTACCTGGCGTAGAGTAGATGCTTCGTGAATGTCAAGTCTGAGAGGTGGTCAGAGTAGACGGGTATGGGCTCACCTGCCTTGTCATGTCACTCTTCCTTCCAGACCCGCCCATACCCTGGAGCAGATAGCCCCCGGAAACAGGGATGGGGTCTGGGGGAGCTGGAGCCGGAGAGGAGCAACACAGGGAATGCTGGGGGGAGCCTAACAGGGGGGCTGCCCTCTGGAGCCTCTTCAGCAAAGGTTCGTTCCATTCCCGGGCTAAGCTCAGGCTCCGGCCTCCCTTCTGGATCGGCTCCTCCTGACACAGGTGTGTGCCCAGGCCCCCAGGTGATCTGGTCTCGTACTGGCTGTGGAGGAACGCCACTGGGACATGAAGCCAGCAGCTGTGAGAGATGTGCCTCAGCGCATTTCCCCACCTGCCGGAATGGGCTGGCAGACATCTCTTCTGGGGGGTGAGTGTCTCGGCACCATGGAGACTCCCTTCTTCTAGAACAGCAAATGGAGAGTTGCCTGTATTATGGCTGGACCCACCTCGGACTCAGCCCTGAGGAAACATCCCGGAACCTGAAACAGCTAATGAAAAGGAACCCTCCCTCTGAAGGGTAGGTGCTGGCCTGAGGCCCTCCTGCCCAGCTCTCCCGTGTTCCTCGCCAGGGTCTAGGCTGCTAGGGAGGCCCCATCAGCTGTTGCTGTGGCTGGACTTGCTTTCAGTACTTCCTGCAATTGGCTGTTGTCCAAGGAAGTCACCAGACAGTGCCAGAGGGGCTGCTGGAGAGCAGCTTGTCCAACTCCTCGCCACGGCCCCCCCGACACACGGGGAAGTGGAGGCCCAGAGGTTGTTTGCTGGCTGACCTTGTGCAAGCACTTAACTCTCAACTTGCTCATCCTCATCTGTGACATGGGGGTGACAGCTGGCCGAGGGTTACAGCAAGGATGGGAGGGATTGATGGAAGGGGTTAACCGGGCAGGGTCCCTGGGGCAGTACCATTCCCTCCATCTCTGGGTGCAGCCCCTAGGGGACCACgccagtggggaggaggggaggacggGTGGAGGAAAGAGGGCTCAGGCAAGGTGTTACCACGTGTCAGTACAGATTTTGACCCCTCAAGGGCGTTGGGAAGCTTTGGAGAACCAGTCTCTTCTACTCTTGGGTCCTCCGTCCTCTTCTCTTGGTGTTGTCAGGGAAGCCTCTTGGCCCCTTccatggggtggggcagggcatcTCTGGAGAGAATGGGGTACCCAACTGAGCTCCAGGCCAGGACTGAAGGCCCCAGATctgaagagggagggagacataCTGGATTGGCACCCAAGCAAGGTGGGCTTGGGAGAGGGCAGTGAGGAAACAGTTGGGATCATCTCCATCCGAGATGAGAAGGCCACAGGCCATCTGAAAACCACTTTTTGTTTGAAAAAGAGGGTATGAGAGACTGCTTCTGACGGCTGGAACTGCGGCAGGAGGAAGGCAGTCTCCTGGCAGTGAGGTGTCTAATAAGTGGAAGAGCTGGTACTAAGTTATTGCAGATTTAAAAGCAAACAAGACACGGGCAGCCCCCAGCTGGCATTTCTGTGGAGGAAGGCTATCTGTGCAGAAAGGGCAAGGTCATTTCCCTCTAAGGAAACAGGGAGGATGTGGGGCTTTGACTCCTGTTCTGCTTCTCCTCCCAATCCCAGTATTAGCTGCTGTGCACAGTGGCCTGCTCTGGGCCAGTTGCTTCAGATACACTGTTTACCCCTCACTGTCCTGCAGGGAAGGGGCCCCTGTTGacagaagaaaaatgaggcacagagagaccaAGAGATAGCTGGTGAGCAGTGCTGGACCTGAAACCCAACACTGATCCCAGAGTCCACGCTCTCTGTGGCCTTTGAGGCAGGGAGGAGGACAGCTCCTTGGGAGGGAAGTGAGGGGCATTCAGTGTCTTCTCTGAATTCTCTCCCCACTCAGTTCCAGCCGTCACCCTCTGCTTGTAGGCAGAGTTGGGCTGGAGTCACAGCATCCCTCACAAGCCAACTGGTGCTGGCCAGTCGCCCACCCAGACTAGACAGAGAACAAGCAGCCACCCTTCAGTATTCATCCCAACAGGTCTCAGAGGTCAGTGTGACAGTCACATGGTTCCTAAGGGACTGTCGGTCTAGGAATCATTAGAACACCTCACTCACCCACCCGCAGTGCCCCCATCTCCCCCACACTGGCCTCGGCTGCCCCTGTCTGTGCTCCTGGAATATTTGCACTGACCTAGCCCACTCCAGGCCAGACTCATTAGGAACTCAAGATTCTCATAAAGAAAGCTGTTTCCAAAGACGTCTTATCTCTCTGTTACATCTGGGGGGCGGAGGTGGGgacgggggctggggggtggggaaatcCTCTCGGGCCAGGGTTGGTGaataagggaagaagggagaatacTGGGGAAACTGGACTCATGAGAGGTTAAACACATTGCAAGAATCcgaagaaaagatcagtggtaAAATCAATGATTGTGATTTGTGGCCTGACAAGTCCATTCATCAGATGGAAAAGATAGGGCCAAATGGCTGGGCCTAGAgtagacagagcccagaaatagctCCTGGGGAGCCCCTTTGTAAAGAAGGGGCCCTAGAGGACAGGGCAGAGGTGAGGCCTGGTCTCCTGGAGGGATGGCCGGGGACTCCTCTCACAGCCCCTGCATTCTGGGAAGTCAGGGCTGTCTGTGTGGAAGGCACTCCGGCTCCTGAAACATGGGTTTGACCCAGGCCCACATCCTGGAAGCAGTATTAAATGGTGGGCCCCTGAGACGAAATGTAGGGTGAGCAGCAACTGAAATGCTGAGCTGAAGAAAACCCCTCTTGTGCTCCCGTGGGGTAGCCTTGCTTCCCAGCCCACCCAGAGCTGGGTGGCAGGGGGACAGTCTTACGTCATGCACTCACTGTAGGTATGGAAGAAACGGTCCATTTTCCACAAAGCCTGGATACTACATTTCCCTCCAGGTGGGACCAGATGCCTGAGAACAGAGAGGACAGAGATGCTCGAGGCTCCAGGTACCTCATGGTAGGCGGAGACATTGTCCTTCACTGTCAAAAATGTCCAGCTCACCAGGTACTGTATTTCAACAGACTGTGACCGACACCGATGCAGAGTTCTGGCCCTTATTTAATGTGCCCCCCAAACATGTCGCTGGCTCTCCTGGCCTCAGTTGTTCCATCTGTATAGTGGATGAAGAGGGAGGTTTCATTGCGACTTAGGAAGCCTCACTGTCAAATATTTCGTGTCCTCTGGTATGGTATTTTTACAAGGTCAAGGAAGAGTCTTGTAGAAATCCTGGACTAAACTGCAATCTGGAAAGTGGTGCATTCTCTTTGAAATCAAGATGGAGAAATATTCTGGATGCCATCTATGAAGTAAAAAGCAAATGGCCTGTCTCCTAAGACTGCAGCCAAGCCAGTTCTGGTCCAGGCTGCAACTTGCACCTCCCTGCAGGCAAAACAGCTGCGAGTGGAAGGCTGTAGAAACCCCTCAAGGAGAGCTGGAGTTGCATACGTGATTTGTGATGTGGTCTCAAGGGACGCTTTCCT is a window encoding:
- the CHRNB2 gene encoding neuronal acetylcholine receptor subunit beta-2, whose translation is MAWRSGPMALLLSFGLLGLCSGVCGTDTEERLVEHLLDPSRYNKLIRPATNGSELVTVQLMVSLAQLISVHEREQIMTTNVWLTQEWEDYRLTWKPEEFDNMKKVRLPSKHIWLPDVVLYNNADGMYEVSFYSNAVVSYDGSIFWLPPAIYKSACKIEVKHFPFDQQNCTMKFRSWTYDRTEIDLVLKSDVASLDDFTPSGEWDIVALPGRRNENPDDSTYVDITYDFIIRRKPLFYTINLIIPCVLITSLAILVFYLPSDCGEKMTLCISVLLALTVFLLLISKIVPPTSLDVPLVGKYLMFTMVLVTFSIVTSVCVLNVHHRSPTTHTMAPWVKVIFLEKLPTLLFMQQPRHRCARQRLRLRRRQRGREGAGALFFREALGADSCTCFVNHASVQGLAGAFGSEPAPAAGPARSGGPCGCGLREAVDGVRFIADHMRSEDDDQSVSEDWKYVAMVIDRLFLWIFVFVCVFGTIGMFLQPLFQNYTTATFLHADNSAPSSK